In Helianthus annuus cultivar XRQ/B chromosome 8, HanXRQr2.0-SUNRISE, whole genome shotgun sequence, a single genomic region encodes these proteins:
- the LOC110899113 gene encoding uncharacterized protein LOC110899113 — MANEQPKDHSDVSSSTASTNAEKRKLYNKRYYLSRKEKNKVVKDCMDDGKPKDCSDLPSSTASTFAEKRKPYHQRYYAYKALNVGTGDISQSDLSIERMPQRTLQTNSSQMTQMKELPQIPQMPIPRMRREALILTSAEKRKERNKRYYAKRKWNGRCVPNGSQSTQPLTDDNTSADAEKRKERTLYKCILRYSGIKMTNSEINTTEFGTNVAGPNTDHKKPVLANKKVVLQDVQNDNSNSTRNAAGPTTVHEKPVLAAKKVALQDVQNDNSNFTRNVAGPTTVNKEPVLAAKKVVLQDVQNDNSNVAGPTSVHKKTVLATKKAALQDVQNDNSNSTRSVAGPTIVHKEPVADACKTIGTKRVAPDHASSPILTNNGAHEFEGNRKKNVGQPKSGSLTQIQQEAGQISGKNVLNGSLVGPNQTALKPYVSRLKESNDEEWAERFIRLQNFIKQCDGSDHRENTQLLVRLSPSELCKHAVELEKRAIQLTIEEGKEMERMQALNILGTPLLTRNPIPITQQKN; from the exons ATGGCTAACGAGCAACCAAAAGATCATAGTGATGTATCTTCCTCAACCGCATCTACGAACGCTGAAAAACGAAAACTGTATAATAAACGATATTATCTTTCACGCAAAGAGAAAAACAAAGTAGTAAAAGATTGTATGGATGACGGGAAACCAAAAGATTGTAGTGATTTACCTTCCTCAACTGCATCTACGTTCGCTGAAAAACGAAAACCGTATCATCAACGATATTATGCTTATAAAGCATTAAACGTCGGTACCGGCGATATCTCTCAAAGTGATTTATCAATAGAAAGGATGCCTCAAAGAACTTTACAAACTAATAGTAGTCAAATGACACAAATGAAAGAACTGCCACAAATACCACAAATGCCAATACCACGAATGCGAAGAGAGGCTTTGATACTTACTTCGGCTGAAAAACGAAAGGAGCGCAATAAACGATATTATGCTAAACGCAAATGGAACGGAAGATGTGTTCCAAACGGCAGTCAAAGTACACAACCTCTGACCGATGATAATACTTCGGCTGACGCTGAAAAACGAAAGGAGCGCACTTTGTACAAATGCATTTTGCGGTACTCAG GTATCAAAATGACGAATTCCGAGATTAACACGACTGAGTTTGGGACCAATGTAGCTGGGCCCAACACAGATCATAAAAAACCGGTTTTAGCAAATAAGAAGGTAGTTCTACAAGACGTGCAGAACGATAATAGTAACTCCACACGTAATGCTGCTGGTCCCACCACAGTTCATGAAAAACCGGTTTTAGCAGCCAAGAAGGTAGCGCTACAAGACGTGCAGAATGATAATAGTAACTTCACACGTAATGTAGCTGGGCCCACCACAGTTAATAAAGAACCGGTTTTAGCAGCCAAAAAGGTAGTGCTACAAGACGTGCAGAACGATAATAGTAACGTAGCTGGGCCCACCTCAGTTCATAAAAAAACGGTTTTAGCAACCAAGAAGGCAGCGCTACAAGACGTGCAGAACGATAATAGTAACTCCACACGTAGTGTAGCTGGGCCCACCATAGTTCACAAAGAACCGGTTGCAGATGCATGTAAAACAATTGGAACCAAAAGGGTTGCACCGGACCATGCTTCATCTCCTATTTTGACCAATAACGGTGCACATGAATTTGAAGGAAACCGAAAGAAAAATGTGGGTCAACCAAAATCTGGAAGTTTGACCCAAATTCAGCAAGAAGCAGGCCAGATAAGCGGGAAGAATGTGCTTAATGGTTCTTTGGTGGGGCCAAACCAGACGGCTTTAAAACCATATGTTTCTCGGTTAAAAGAGTCTAATGATGAAGAGTGGGCAGAACGATTTATTCGCTTGCAGAATTTTATCAAGCAATGTGATGGATCTGATCATAGAGAGAATACGCAAT TGCTCGTGCGTTTATCACCCTCGGAACTTTGCAAACATGCGGTTGAGCTGGAGAAAAGAGCGATTCAGTTAACCATAGAAGAAG GAAAAGAGATGGAAAGAATGCAAGCATTAAATATCTTAGGGACGCCTTTATTAACCAGAAATCCAATCCCGATAACACAACAAAAGAACTGA